DNA from Misgurnus anguillicaudatus chromosome 13, ASM2758022v2, whole genome shotgun sequence:
AGTGCCATACAGATCTATGCCCCTATAATACTGTCTTTTTATTTAAGCTTTTGGATGCCTTTTGGTATGTTTATGCCAGAAAATCAATACTTAATTTGATGGGCTGGCAGTATGGCATCTCTTTGTTTCTGGTTGACTCTAATTTATACGAAATGTCTCAATTCTGCACACTTGCCATTTGAATGATGATATTAAAAGGACTTGTATATCTGTAATTGCTGTCTGGAGTGTTAGCAGCAGGTGTAGactgtcattttaaaataaagaaacaatGGAAATGTACAATGTGTTTGTATGGTACATTCTCAGTTCAATTTATTCAAAAGAACAGCAACTTGATATTTTGTTAACATTACCAGGCAGAAATGTTAAGTCATCACAAAGCATACAGTAAagtttcaaaatgtgtgtttgttaaattatacatttttttaaagaaatcaaCACCTTAGTGTGACCCAAATATAGGGATGGTTCACCCaataattctgtcatttactctctcttatgttgttacaaacctgtatcaatttctttgttctgatgaacacaaaggaagatattttgataaatgtttgtaaccaaaccattcatgagccccattcactttcatagaattattttttcctactatgaaagttaATAGGGCcaatgatcggtttggttatagatattcctcaaaatatcttcatgtttACCAGAATAAATTAATTGATACAGGTTTGGGTGATCATTTTTggataaactatccctttaaatcaatTTAAATGCTTGGTTAGGTCTTTAAGGCACTGCCACCTTGTTTTGGGAAATGTCTGTGGTAATGTGTGTGTCTATATCTCTGCGCTTCACTTTACGCCGTAAAGTCAGAAGCTCTCTTTGTGTCCCTTGTAGTTTAAGCCTCATTCTTTTTATCACTCTGCATTTTGTCTGTAATCTTTTCCGTAGCCGTATGTTGGCATCTAAAACCTCAAAGAGGTGGGCTTTAGTCGTGCATGGATCCAAAATGGCATAGGTGTGGTCTGTGGCTGCTAAATCCTGGggaaattaaaaacaaacaaaaagatgcATGAATGGTACATATAATACGCACAAGAATGGATATGAGCTGACTGTAAAGTGAACCTTTACCCTTGTGGTTTGACACCCAGACCCTTCATTAATGTGAGAAACCAATCGAGCGTTCTTTTCCAACCTTTGAGCATCCTCAGCAGAAGAATCTTTTCTCTCACGTGCAATGTTATTCAATTTATCAGCAGCCTTTTTTAATCTCTTTTTAGAAACTGTCTAGAAAATGACAATATAGCAGATTAGAAGTACACATTATGTTTTGATACACTCGAAATGACAGCCGTTATTGTGACGTGATTTACCTTTGCATCCTCAGGTGGGATAGTGAAGATTGTTGGCACGGCATTCCATAACAGATTTTTGCGATTGCCGAAACCACTGAAACAGTCAGGGGTGAAATGAAGTGAACAGATGACCATGTGTTTCCTCGGCTGAAAGTCGTCTCGTCCGATATTATCTAACCATTGTTTCAGAACTGATGGTTTACTGAAAGGAAACCTAAAAAGGATAAAGAAAAAATGTTACGATTCACTCTAGTGCGTGCTACGTTACATCTTTATTaacgtgtttaaaatattatgaCGGGCTATCTCTTATTACATACCTGTGAAACGTTATCTCAGGATTTTTATTATTGTACCTTTTGGTGCAATTAAATGCAGAACAACTTTTCGGCATTTTGCCCCGAACAAAGATGGCGACTATCAAGCCACGCAGTGTCTCAAATTGAGTAAAAGTCGTAACACGAGGATTATCTTTAGTctgttattatatttaatattacaataaatgtttttcactAACTCTCCTGACCCACTGAATCACAATTCCGTTGAATATACCAAATTCTTTCAGGTTATAATTTCGCTAAAGAGCCTtgactttcaaaataaaagtctgtgtGCTGAAACTGGATGTACAGTGCACGTCACTAAAAGTTTTCAATTTGTTAACCAGTTCTGTCAGTAAAGGTTTTTACAGGTCAAAGATACTTTTATTGGGTACATTGGGTATAGCAATGTGTGATTGATGCTGACCCGTTGTTTTActttaattaacatttttaaatataacgtTTTTGATTGGTAGTTTATTTAATCCATTCGACTTTGCTCTAAACatgttgaaaaaaaataaacaaaaatatttcgTAAAGTGTTTTGGGGCGATGCCCGTGCACTGCtgtcttttatttaaatgaagtAA
Protein-coding regions in this window:
- the thap3 gene encoding THAP domain-containing protein 3 — protein: MPKSCSAFNCTKRYNNKNPEITFHRFPFSKPSVLKQWLDNIGRDDFQPRKHMVICSLHFTPDCFSGFGNRKNLLWNAVPTIFTIPPEDAKTVSKKRLKKAADKLNNIARERKDSSAEDAQRLEKNARLVSHINEGSGCQTTRDLAATDHTYAILDPCTTKAHLFEVLDANIRLRKRLQTKCRVIKRMRLKLQGTQRELLTLRRKVKRRDIDTHITTDISQNKVAVP